A region of the Geomonas subterranea genome:
CATGGTGATGAGGGCTTTGTCTCCCTCACGCGCTTTGTAGTCCTCGTACATCTTGGGGTTGTCATTGACGATTGCGTCCCCCGGCTGCGGCCTCTGAATCTTCACTCTTGCCATGTTGCTTCCTCCTTGGGATATGTTGCCCGGCTCGCGCCGAACCCGTAGTTCTTTGTCGTGTCCCGCCCGGGCATCCGCAGGCTTCGCCGCAGCGGGTTTTTGTCTGCAACAGATTTCTAATTGGCAACAGATGTGCCAATCGCGGACAAAAACGGAAGCTGCCGTATACACGAAGGTTTTCACTTTCCCCCGTCGGTTGTCACCGCAACGTATTTCCGTTGACAACTTTTTCCCGTTGCAGCAGCAACTGAATTCCGTTTATACTGCCAGCCATGAAATCTTTTGACGCGATGTACGGTATAGACGAGGCGATTAACTCACTCCTGCTCGAAATGGCGCAGCAGCGCTCAATGGACCGGCTGTTCCAGTTGGTGACCACAAGACTTGCCGAGTTCCCCACGGTCGCCTTGGCCAGGATCTGGCTCATCAAGCCCGGCGACGTTTGCCAAACCTGCAACATGATGGCTGAGTGTTACGATCAGGAAACCTGTCTGCACCTCGTCGCCAGCGCCGGGAGATCGATCTGCGACTTGGAGGCAGACTGGACACGCCTCGACGGCGAACACAGAAGGTTCCCCATGGGCGCACGCAAGGTGGGGCACATCGCGTCGACAGGGAAACCGGTCGTGGTCGAAAACATGGAGCAGGACACCAAGTGGATCGCCTATCGCGACTGGGCCCGGAAGGAAGAGATTCTTGGTTTTGCTGGGCAGCCCTTGGTCTTTAGGGGCGAGGTACTCGGTGTCTTGGCGATCTTCACCCACGTCACCTTGAACCACTCCATCCTCTATAACCTCAGGTTGATTGCGGACCACACTGCATCGGCGCTGGCAAACGCCCTCGCCTTTGATGAAATCGAGCAGCTACGGAAAAAATTGGAGCTGGAAAACACCTACCTAAGGGATGAACTGCTTGAGGTCGCATCGCTGGGAGGGATCGTCGGTAAGAGTGCGGTGCTGCAAAAAGTCCTGAACCAGGTTGAGCTGGTTGCGCCCACCAATGCGAGCGTGCTGGTCCTAGGTGAATCCGGGACTGGGAAGGAACTAGTGGCAAGGGAGATCCACCACAGGAGCCTCCGTCACAACAAGACGATGATCAAGGTGAACTGTGCATCCTTCCCAAGGGAACTTTTCGCAAGCGAATTCTTTGGGCACGCTAAGGGCTCTTTCACCGGTGCCATGACCGCGCGGGAGGGGAGGTTCAGCGCTGCGGACGGCAGCACCCTTTTCCTGGATGAGGTGGGCGAGATTCCGCTTGAGCTGCAGAGCAAGTTGCTTCGTGTTCTTCAGGAGGGGGAATACGAACGGG
Encoded here:
- a CDS encoding sigma-54-dependent Fis family transcriptional regulator — encoded protein: MKSFDAMYGIDEAINSLLLEMAQQRSMDRLFQLVTTRLAEFPTVALARIWLIKPGDVCQTCNMMAECYDQETCLHLVASAGRSICDLEADWTRLDGEHRRFPMGARKVGHIASTGKPVVVENMEQDTKWIAYRDWARKEEILGFAGQPLVFRGEVLGVLAIFTHVTLNHSILYNLRLIADHTASALANALAFDEIEQLRKKLELENTYLRDELLEVASLGGIVGKSAVLQKVLNQVELVAPTNASVLVLGESGTGKELVAREIHHRSLRHNKTMIKVNCASFPRELFASEFFGHAKGSFTGAMTAREGRFSAADGSTLFLDEVGEIPLELQSKLLRVLQEGEYERVGENLTRKVDVRIIAATNRDLKHEVKAGRFREDLYFRLNVFPIEVPPLRARREDIGLLADHFLQLSTRKMNRTDLKLTVGQIAELQQYDWPGNVRELHNLIERAVIATRSGTLKLELPKNAEGVQEAIGKAAGPADTKQGVLTEAEMVKLQRANTLAALQQCDWKIYGEGGAAEILGIKPTTLTTRMKTMGLSRPLNITR